Proteins encoded in a region of the Parcubacteria group bacterium genome:
- the rpoC gene encoding DNA-directed RNA polymerase subunit beta', translated as MNTFDSIKLKIASPEDILKNSHGEITKPETINYRTQKPEKDGLFDERIFGPVKDWECYCGKYRRIRYKGVICDKCGVEVTRAVVRRERMGHIKLAVPVTHIWYIRSIPSKIGLMLDVPANALERVIYYAAYIVISVDEKAKTEALEELDREYKQKARTQKENKSDVEALAKARDKVKEELKGLRRYQIISEGEFHDLSLKYGHVFEAGIGSEAVKKLLEEINLEELVKNLTEEEKTAPISTRKKFLKRLKLARNFLKSGTRPEWMFLTVLPVLPPDLRPMVPLDGGRFATSDLNDLYRRVINRNNRLKKLMEFNAPEVIVRNEKRMLQEAVDALIDNSARHTQSQAAALVSQKRPLRSLADMLKGKQGRFRQNLLGKRVDYSGRSVIVVGPELSLGECGLPKQMALELFKPFVINKIIERAFAYNIKGANRLIEEGAEEVWAILEEVIKNRHVLLNRAPTLHRLGIQAFKPILVEGSAIRIHPLVCSAFNADFDGDQMAVHLPLSEEAQREAREIMLSAKNILKPATGESVAVPSQDSVLGVYYLAKMKPGLKGEGKFFSDGQDAILAYRFGEVDLQAKIKVRIDTSTKLSVNPEQGRRIDGKIVETSVGRVLMNQVLPEKFEFINKELKSKDIKAIVDRIFITYGIDKTAEILDKIKNLGFEYATVSGISWGMDDLSIPLNKKNIIAEARKKVEEVESHYQRGLLTSEEKRDRIIEIWKFAIDKVSKLVPETLDPNGPVFSMVDSRARGSWNQISQMVGLKGLVQNPAGDVIDLPIISSFKEGFNVLEYFISTHGARKGSADTALRTASAGYLTRRLVDVSQDVVVTEHDCGDDNGFVLKKKDSDEFGLFLGSRIFSRTVLNNIKNPDGTVIIKAGEIVDRKMAEAIDKSEAEEVVVRSPITCKSKFGICQKCYGYDLGHNKLVEIGMAVGIIAAQAIGEPGTQLTMRTFHTGGVASATDITAGLPRVQEIFEARIPKGKAIISEVDGKVVDVVDKGKLKVIKILTEGKETIEYSVSGGNTLWVEKSDLIVKGQQLSEGNLDLKELFKVSGTTVAANYILNEIQKTYTLQGADINAKHIEVIIRQMFGRVRIKDAGDSGFTPGDIVEKASFAEENSRLRKIAGKPTTATQLLMGITKVALTTESWLSAASFQETAKVLINASTEGKADKLRGLKENVILGRLIPAGTGYKART; from the coding sequence ATGAACACATTTGACTCAATAAAATTAAAAATCGCTTCGCCAGAGGATATTTTAAAAAATTCCCACGGCGAAATAACCAAACCGGAAACTATTAATTATAGGACGCAAAAACCGGAAAAAGACGGCCTTTTTGATGAGCGAATTTTCGGTCCGGTCAAAGATTGGGAATGCTACTGTGGAAAATATCGTCGGATCAGATACAAGGGTGTTATTTGCGATAAATGCGGCGTTGAAGTAACCAGGGCAGTTGTAAGGCGTGAAAGGATGGGCCATATTAAGCTGGCGGTTCCCGTCACACACATTTGGTACATAAGGAGCATTCCTTCAAAAATCGGTTTGATGCTTGACGTGCCCGCTAACGCGCTTGAGAGGGTGATTTATTATGCTGCCTACATTGTAATATCGGTTGATGAAAAGGCGAAAACGGAAGCGCTTGAGGAGTTGGATAGGGAATACAAGCAAAAAGCCAGAACCCAAAAGGAAAATAAATCCGATGTCGAAGCTTTAGCTAAGGCCCGAGACAAAGTAAAAGAAGAGTTGAAGGGCTTGCGCCGATACCAGATAATTTCGGAAGGCGAATTTCATGATTTATCTTTGAAATACGGCCATGTTTTTGAAGCGGGCATCGGCAGTGAAGCGGTTAAAAAATTGCTTGAAGAAATCAATCTTGAAGAGTTGGTTAAAAATCTTACGGAAGAAGAAAAAACCGCTCCGATTTCGACTCGAAAGAAATTTTTAAAACGCCTAAAGCTCGCGAGAAATTTTCTTAAATCCGGAACGAGGCCGGAGTGGATGTTTCTTACCGTCCTGCCGGTTCTGCCGCCAGACTTGCGGCCAATGGTGCCTCTTGATGGCGGCCGCTTTGCCACTAGCGACCTTAACGACTTATACCGCCGGGTAATTAACCGCAATAACCGTTTGAAAAAACTTATGGAATTTAACGCGCCGGAGGTAATTGTCAGAAACGAAAAAAGAATGCTTCAGGAAGCGGTTGATGCTTTGATTGATAATTCGGCTCGCCATACGCAAAGCCAAGCGGCAGCGTTGGTTTCTCAAAAGAGGCCGCTTCGTTCTCTTGCCGACATGCTTAAAGGAAAACAAGGCCGGTTCAGGCAGAACTTGCTCGGCAAGCGCGTTGATTACTCCGGTCGCTCGGTTATTGTTGTCGGACCGGAACTCAGCCTTGGCGAATGCGGTCTTCCCAAACAGATGGCTTTAGAGCTTTTCAAGCCGTTTGTGATTAATAAAATTATTGAACGTGCTTTTGCTTATAACATTAAAGGCGCCAACCGTTTAATTGAAGAAGGCGCTGAGGAGGTTTGGGCAATTTTGGAAGAGGTTATCAAAAACAGGCACGTTCTTTTAAACAGGGCGCCGACGCTTCATCGTTTGGGTATTCAAGCTTTCAAACCGATTTTAGTTGAAGGTTCGGCCATCAGAATTCATCCTTTAGTTTGTTCCGCTTTTAACGCCGATTTTGACGGCGACCAGATGGCCGTGCACTTGCCTCTTAGTGAAGAGGCGCAAAGAGAAGCGCGGGAGATAATGCTTTCGGCAAAGAACATTCTTAAACCAGCCACCGGCGAATCAGTTGCCGTGCCCAGCCAAGACAGCGTTTTAGGCGTTTATTATCTTGCCAAAATGAAACCGGGTCTTAAGGGAGAGGGTAAATTTTTTTCTGACGGACAAGACGCAATTTTAGCGTATCGGTTCGGCGAGGTTGATTTACAGGCAAAAATAAAAGTCCGGATTGACACTTCGACAAAGCTCAGTGTCAATCCTGAGCAGGGTCGAAGGATTGACGGAAAAATTGTGGAGACCTCTGTCGGCCGCGTTCTTATGAACCAGGTGCTTCCCGAAAAGTTTGAATTTATCAATAAAGAACTTAAGTCAAAGGACATTAAGGCTATCGTTGACAGGATTTTCATAACTTACGGTATTGATAAAACGGCGGAAATTTTGGATAAAATAAAAAATCTCGGTTTTGAATACGCGACTGTTTCCGGAATATCTTGGGGAATGGATGATTTAAGCATTCCGCTAAACAAGAAAAACATTATCGCGGAAGCCAGAAAAAAAGTTGAAGAAGTTGAGAGTCATTATCAAAGAGGGCTTCTCACGTCCGAAGAAAAAAGAGACCGGATAATTGAAATTTGGAAATTTGCTATTGATAAGGTCAGTAAACTGGTGCCGGAAACGCTCGATCCCAATGGTCCGGTCTTTTCCATGGTTGATTCAAGAGCGCGCGGTTCTTGGAATCAGATAAGTCAGATGGTGGGCCTTAAAGGGTTGGTTCAAAATCCGGCCGGCGACGTTATTGACTTGCCGATTATTTCCTCGTTCAAAGAAGGTTTTAATGTTTTGGAATATTTCATTTCTACTCACGGCGCGAGGAAGGGTTCGGCTGATACGGCCTTAAGAACCGCTTCGGCCGGCTACTTGACGCGACGTTTGGTTGATGTTAGCCAAGACGTCGTTGTCACCGAACATGATTGCGGCGATGACAATGGTTTTGTATTAAAAAAGAAAGACAGCGATGAATTTGGTCTTTTTTTGGGTTCAAGAATTTTTAGCCGTACCGTTTTAAACAACATTAAGAATCCTGATGGGACCGTAATTATTAAAGCCGGCGAAATCGTTGATCGTAAAATGGCGGAAGCTATTGATAAAAGCGAGGCAGAAGAGGTTGTTGTACGGTCTCCGATTACCTGCAAATCAAAATTTGGGATTTGCCAAAAATGCTACGGTTATGATTTAGGCCACAACAAACTGGTTGAAATAGGAATGGCCGTCGGTATCATCGCGGCTCAAGCTATTGGCGAGCCCGGCACCCAGCTTACAATGAGAACTTTTCATACAGGCGGCGTTGCTTCGGCAACCGACATTACCGCCGGCTTGCCTCGAGTTCAAGAAATTTTTGAGGCGCGAATTCCAAAAGGCAAAGCCATTATTTCCGAAGTGGATGGCAAGGTAGTTGATGTGGTTGATAAGGGCAAACTAAAGGTTATAAAGATATTAACAGAGGGTAAAGAAACCATTGAATACAGCGTTTCCGGCGGCAACACTCTTTGGGTTGAAAAGAGTGATCTTATTGTAAAAGGCCAACAGCTCTCGGAAGGAAATTTAGATCTTAAAGAATTGTTTAAAGTTTCGGGGACGACAGTTGCGGCAAATTATATTTTGAACGAAATTCAAAAAACCTATACTTTGCAGGGCGCCGACATTAACGCTAAACATATTGAAGTTATTATTAGGCAAATGTTTGGCCGGGTGCGAATTAAGGATGCCGGCGATTCCGGCTTTACGCCCGGAGATATCGTGGAAAAAGCAAGTTTTGCCGAAGAGAACAGCCGCCTTAGAAAAATTGCAGGCAAACCAACAACGGCAACTCAGCTTTTAATGGGTATTACCAAGGTTGCTTTGACGACGGAAAGCTGGCTGTCGGCTGCGTCTTTCCAGGAAACAGCCAAAGTTTTGATAAACGCTTCAACCGAAGGGAAGGCGGATAAGCTTCGCGGCCTTAAAGAAAACGTAATTTTGGGTCGCTTGATTCCCGCTGGCACCGGCTACAAAGCCAGGACCTAA